A stretch of Chelmon rostratus isolate fCheRos1 chromosome 18, fCheRos1.pri, whole genome shotgun sequence DNA encodes these proteins:
- the si:ch211-203k16.3 gene encoding techylectin-5B: MSVLSITNPPGWSVCSALCLLIVLLPEAKADNLNTTTQRNGGGSQCGEYTNQVMEDGMCRLVATLPQLDEQKCPDMFRCTDEVSYWLHENEERKQQIGALKETISELQEELRNHRHRIKVLELQSEERSHLNVSLEHRFHELEVHYAEATTLLHLQGTLILDLQNQLYNLTLLVDKVKRSPGCLINIVRPNPLMNAQEALHPEIQHVRNCPIDCASIYYNGVRRSGLYRVVPSLAGIPVEVYCDMDTDGGGWTVIQRRVDGSVSFDRSWRDYRDGFGDLHSEFWLGNEHIHDLSTQGDYSLRIHLEDWSNKHKHALYQSFSVEDEEHQYRLHVSGFSGTVQDSFSWYHDKQGFSTPDSGNICAEISHGGWWYNQCFYANLNGVYYRGGHYTPKGRGPLGPDGIVWYSWRDSDYYSLRKVSMMIRPRNFRTRLSP, encoded by the exons ATGTCTGTCCTGTCCATAACAAACCCTCCCGGCTGGAGCgtgtgctctgctctctgtctcctcatcGTGCTGCTTCCAGAGGCCAAAGCAGACAACCTGAACACTACCACTCAGCGCAATGGCGGGGGATCCCAGTGTGGGGAATACACGAACCAG gTGATGGAGGACGGCATGTGCCGGCTGGTGGCCACGCTGCCCCAGCTGGACGAGCAGAAGTGCCCGGACATGTTTCGCTGCACGGACGAGGTTTCCTACTGGCTGCACGAGAacgaggagaggaagcagcagatcGGGGCGCTGAAGGAGACCATCTccgagctgcaggaggagctgaggaacCACCGGCACCGCATCAAAGTCCTCGAGCTGCAG AGTGAAGAGAGGAGCCACTTGAACGTCTCCTTGGAGCATCGTTTTCATGAGCTGGAGGTTCACTATGCTGAGGCCACCACCCTGCTGCACCTACAGGGCACTCTGATCCTAGACCTCCAG aACCAACTCTATAATCTGACACTCTTGGTGGATAAAGTGAAAAGAAGCCCTGGGTGCTTGATCAACATTGTGCGTCCCAACCCACTGATGAACGCTCAAGAGGCTCTTCACCCAG AGATTCAGCATGTGAGGAACTGTCCCATAGACTGTGCCTCCATCTACTACAATGGAGTGAGGAGATCAGGCCTCTACAGGGTGGTGCCCTCTCTGGCCGGCATCCCTGTCGAGGTCTACTGTGATATGGACACAGATG GTGGCGGCTGGACTGTGATCCAGCGGCGTGTTGACGGCTCAGTGAGCTTTGACCGCAGCTGGAGGGACTACAGGGACGGTTTTGGTGACCTGCACTCAGAGTTCTGGCTGGGCAACGAACACATACATGACCTGAGCACCCAGGGAGACTACAGCCTCCGCATCCACCTGGAGGACTGGAGCAACAAGCACAAACATGCCCTCTACCAGAGCTTCAG tgtggaaGACGAGGAGCATCAGTACCGTCTCCATGTGTCAGGCTTCAGTGGGACAGTGCAGGACTCTTTCAGCTGGTACCATGACAAGCAGGGCTTCAGCACCCCCGACAGTGGCAACATCTGCGCAGAGATCTCCCACGGCGGGTGGTGGTACAACCAGTGCTTCTACGCCAACCTTAATGGAGTCTACTACAGG GGAGGCCATTACACCCCTAAAGGCCGGGGGCCGCTGGGTCCTGATGGGATCGTCTGGTACTCCTGGAGAGACTCTGACTATTACTCCCTACGCAAGGTCAGCATGATGATCCGGCCTCGCAACTTCCGAACCCGTTTGTCCCCCTGA
- the snx9b gene encoding sorting nexin-9b isoform X2 produces the protein MAVKAKVLYDFTAEPGNNELTVKEGETVTITNQNIGGGWIEAQNSRGDVGLVPEDYIELSKQFPSFPGAGTTAPTPSLGNAASSDLSIFDAYAPQSAPAQNQVDAGGLSPQPETPDTPVSPYLSSPDEASNGNDPWSVWNADPSGGSNNNWASNPEGTQTGKSAADPWSSVPQGHPQAYQGPGAEDDEWDDEWDDMKSTGGYAESESGESGAIQRGGVHASSMKISLNKFPGFSKSGPELYLLCKQVAKGKEKLPIYMGEVGPVWSYPETQLDCVVADPKKGSKMYGLKSYIEYQITPSNTNRPVNHRYKHFDWLYERLLDKFGSAIPIPSLPDKQVTGRFEEEFIKMRMERLQGWMTRMCRHPIISSSEVFQIFLTHKDEKDWKMGKRKAEKDETVGVMIFSTIEPEAPDLDFVEVEQKCEQFSRFTKAMDDGVKEILTVGQEHWKRCTGPLPKEYQRIGKAFQNLSSVFTSSGYQGESTLTDAMTAAGKTYEEIAQMVAEQPRKDLHFLMETNNEYKGLLGCFPDTIGVHKAAIDKVKEADKLVATSKITPQDKVNMAKRVSTMSYSLQAEMNHFHNNRIYDYNRVMQLYLEEQVKFYETIAEKLRQAHSQFTTM, from the exons ATGGCGGTAAAG GCAAAAGTTTTATATGACTTCACTGCTGAGCCCGGAAACAACGAGCTGACGGTGAAAGAAGGCGAGACGGTCACCATCACCAATCAG AATATTGGAGGCGGCTGGATTGAAGCACAGAACTCCAGAGGGGATGTTGGACTGGTGCCAGAAGACTACATCGAG CTCAGTAAGCAGTTTCCATCGTTCCCAGGAGCAGGAACCACAGCACCTACACCTAGTTTAGGAAATGCTGCATCTTCAGACTTGTCCATCTTTGATGCCTACGCTCCCCAGTCAGCACCTGCACAAAACCAG GTGGATGCTGGGGGCTTAAGTCCCCAGCCGGAAACCCCCGACACCCCAGTTTCCCCCTACCTTTCGTCCCCTGATGAG GCTAGTAACGGTAATGATCCCTGGTCAGTGTGGAACGCGGACCCCTCGGGAGGCTCCAACAATAACTGGGCGTCCAATCCAGAGGGCACCCAGACTGGGAAGAGTGCTGCGGACCCCTGGAGCTCTGTACCACAGGGCCACCCTCAGGCTTACCAGGGCCCAG GAGCAGAGGATGACGAGTGGGATGATGAGTGGGATGACATGAAGTCCACTGGAGGTTACGCCGAGTCGGAATCTGGAGAGAGTGGAGCAATACAGAGAGGAGGAGTTCATGCATCTTCAATGAAAATCTCCCTCAACAA GTTTCCTGGGTTCTCCAAGTCTGGTCCAGAGCTCTACCTCCTATGCAAGCAGGTCGCTAAGGGCAAAGAGAAGCTGCCAATTTAT ATGGGAGAAGTTGGTCCAGTGTGGTCTTATCCAGAAACTCAGCTAGACTGCGTGGTGGCAGATCCCAAGAAAGGCTCAAAGATGTACGGCCTCAAGAGCTACATCGAGTACCAAATTACACCCAGC AACACAAACCGACCGGTCAATCACAGATACAAGCACTTTGATTGGCTGTATGAGAGGCTGCTAGACAAATTCGGGTCAGCCATCCCCATCCCCTCTTTACCAGACAAGCAGGTGACAG GGCGATTTGAGGAAGAGTTTATTAAGATGCGTATGGAGCGGTTGCAGGGCTGGATGACCAGGATGTGCAGGCACCCGATTATTTCCAGCAGTGAAGTGTTCCAGATTTTCCTCACCCACAAGGACGAGAAG GACTGGAAGatgggaaagagaaaagcagagaaagacgAGACAGTGGGAGTGATGATCTTCTCCACAATAGAGCCTGAAGCTCCGGACCTGGATTTTGTGGAAGT GGAGCAGAAATGTGAGCAGTTCAGCAGGTTTACCAAAGCCATGGATGACGGGGTGAAGGAAATCCTCACAGTGGGCCAAGAGCACTGGAAGAGATGCACAGGCC CTTTGCCAAAAGAGTACCAGAGAATCGGCAAAGCCTTCCAGAACCTCTCCTCCGTCTTCACCAGCAGCGGATATCAAG GCGAGTCAACCCTGACTGATGCCATGACAGCAGCAGGCAAGACGTATGAGGAGATCGCTCAGATGGTGGCAGAGCAG CCCAGGAAAGACCTCCACTTCCTCATGGAGACCAACAATGAATACAAGGGTCTTCTTGGATGCTTCCCAGACACCATCGGGGTCCATAAG GCAGCCATAGACAAGGTGAAGGAGGCCGACAAGCTGGTGGCCACCAGTAAAATTACCCCTCAGGACAAAGTCAACATGGCTAAACGAGTCAGCACCATGTCTTACTCTTTACAAG CTGAGATGAACCACTTCCATAACAACCGCATCTATGACTACAACAGGGTCATGCAGTTGTACTTGGAGGAGCAAGTCAAGTTTTACGAGACG ATTGCTGAGAAACTGAGACAAGCACACAGTCAGTTCACTACAATGTGA
- the snx9b gene encoding sorting nexin-9b isoform X1, which produces MAVKAKVLYDFTAEPGNNELTVKEGETVTITNQNIGGGWIEAQNSRGDVGLVPEDYIELSKQFPSFPGAGTTAPTPSLGNAASSDLSIFDAYAPQSAPAQNQASNGNDPWSVWNADPSGGSNNNWASNPEGTQTGKSAADPWSSVPQGHPQAYQGPGAEDDEWDDEWDDMKSTGGYAESESGESGAIQRGGVHASSMKISLNKFPGFSKSGPELYLLCKQVAKGKEKLPIYMGEVGPVWSYPETQLDCVVADPKKGSKMYGLKSYIEYQITPSNTNRPVNHRYKHFDWLYERLLDKFGSAIPIPSLPDKQVTGRFEEEFIKMRMERLQGWMTRMCRHPIISSSEVFQIFLTHKDEKDWKMGKRKAEKDETVGVMIFSTIEPEAPDLDFVEVEQKCEQFSRFTKAMDDGVKEILTVGQEHWKRCTGPLPKEYQRIGKAFQNLSSVFTSSGYQGESTLTDAMTAAGKTYEEIAQMVAEQPRKDLHFLMETNNEYKGLLGCFPDTIGVHKAAIDKVKEADKLVATSKITPQDKVNMAKRVSTMSYSLQAEMNHFHNNRIYDYNRVMQLYLEEQVKFYETIAEKLRQAHSQFTTM; this is translated from the exons ATGGCGGTAAAG GCAAAAGTTTTATATGACTTCACTGCTGAGCCCGGAAACAACGAGCTGACGGTGAAAGAAGGCGAGACGGTCACCATCACCAATCAG AATATTGGAGGCGGCTGGATTGAAGCACAGAACTCCAGAGGGGATGTTGGACTGGTGCCAGAAGACTACATCGAG CTCAGTAAGCAGTTTCCATCGTTCCCAGGAGCAGGAACCACAGCACCTACACCTAGTTTAGGAAATGCTGCATCTTCAGACTTGTCCATCTTTGATGCCTACGCTCCCCAGTCAGCACCTGCACAAAACCAG GCTAGTAACGGTAATGATCCCTGGTCAGTGTGGAACGCGGACCCCTCGGGAGGCTCCAACAATAACTGGGCGTCCAATCCAGAGGGCACCCAGACTGGGAAGAGTGCTGCGGACCCCTGGAGCTCTGTACCACAGGGCCACCCTCAGGCTTACCAGGGCCCAG GAGCAGAGGATGACGAGTGGGATGATGAGTGGGATGACATGAAGTCCACTGGAGGTTACGCCGAGTCGGAATCTGGAGAGAGTGGAGCAATACAGAGAGGAGGAGTTCATGCATCTTCAATGAAAATCTCCCTCAACAA GTTTCCTGGGTTCTCCAAGTCTGGTCCAGAGCTCTACCTCCTATGCAAGCAGGTCGCTAAGGGCAAAGAGAAGCTGCCAATTTAT ATGGGAGAAGTTGGTCCAGTGTGGTCTTATCCAGAAACTCAGCTAGACTGCGTGGTGGCAGATCCCAAGAAAGGCTCAAAGATGTACGGCCTCAAGAGCTACATCGAGTACCAAATTACACCCAGC AACACAAACCGACCGGTCAATCACAGATACAAGCACTTTGATTGGCTGTATGAGAGGCTGCTAGACAAATTCGGGTCAGCCATCCCCATCCCCTCTTTACCAGACAAGCAGGTGACAG GGCGATTTGAGGAAGAGTTTATTAAGATGCGTATGGAGCGGTTGCAGGGCTGGATGACCAGGATGTGCAGGCACCCGATTATTTCCAGCAGTGAAGTGTTCCAGATTTTCCTCACCCACAAGGACGAGAAG GACTGGAAGatgggaaagagaaaagcagagaaagacgAGACAGTGGGAGTGATGATCTTCTCCACAATAGAGCCTGAAGCTCCGGACCTGGATTTTGTGGAAGT GGAGCAGAAATGTGAGCAGTTCAGCAGGTTTACCAAAGCCATGGATGACGGGGTGAAGGAAATCCTCACAGTGGGCCAAGAGCACTGGAAGAGATGCACAGGCC CTTTGCCAAAAGAGTACCAGAGAATCGGCAAAGCCTTCCAGAACCTCTCCTCCGTCTTCACCAGCAGCGGATATCAAG GCGAGTCAACCCTGACTGATGCCATGACAGCAGCAGGCAAGACGTATGAGGAGATCGCTCAGATGGTGGCAGAGCAG CCCAGGAAAGACCTCCACTTCCTCATGGAGACCAACAATGAATACAAGGGTCTTCTTGGATGCTTCCCAGACACCATCGGGGTCCATAAG GCAGCCATAGACAAGGTGAAGGAGGCCGACAAGCTGGTGGCCACCAGTAAAATTACCCCTCAGGACAAAGTCAACATGGCTAAACGAGTCAGCACCATGTCTTACTCTTTACAAG CTGAGATGAACCACTTCCATAACAACCGCATCTATGACTACAACAGGGTCATGCAGTTGTACTTGGAGGAGCAAGTCAAGTTTTACGAGACG ATTGCTGAGAAACTGAGACAAGCACACAGTCAGTTCACTACAATGTGA
- the moxd1l gene encoding DBH-like monooxygenase protein 2 homolog isoform X2 — translation MLHGRASDHTMPFMEYLDQNHLVCLKWGFDNLEGNITFKLIVNTTGWVGFGFSPNGGMAGSDIVMGGLGTGGTYFADYHATGNSMPLMDQQQSYTLLSLNESDGQTIITFQRTIQSCDDQDVHITAQPIKLIYAYGPTDDIAYHQARRGTKEVNLLNYMTRTTLTSVSYLSATVDSITVPSSQTYYHCKVMKFPTLNTKHHIYLVEPVIEHHDMVHHMLLYRCPSFVTEPYDKPCYRGDIGDACFRVVAAWGVGGGVFELPENAGIPVGGEDSDTLYRLEIHYNNPNRETGRTDSSGLRLYYTAQLRQHDVGILPTGLLHFDKMQYNIPPKAPRFHTYGVCNTTIISQFVNPLPDLQVFAVLLHTHLAGRKVRVGHYRSGKQIDFLGLDENYDFEIQQIINLGNIKTIQQGDEIAVECTYNTTNRVGVTKMGLATTDEMCLAFLLYYPAIEISLCISHPNTTHPLMSRSYRTSVVTIPSDLEIAEYEGLLKAVPQIQMAVNDQSQLSSYKNGFVREMMKTPTVTCQNNKASSRLGTSWIVNPARFTLLLLWIAKM, via the exons ATGCTGCACGGAC GGGCATCAGACCACACCATGCCCTTCATGGAGTACCTGGACCAGAACCATTTGGTCTGCCTAAAGTGGGGCTTTGATAACCTGGAAGGGAACATTACATTCAAGCTGATAGTCAACACAACAGGTTGGGTGGGCTTTGGCTTCAGTCCGAACGGAGGCATGGCGGGGTCAGATATCGTCATGGGGGGACTTGGAACTGGTGGAACCTACTTCGCA GACTATCATGCCACAGGGAACTCCATGCCTTTGATGGACCAGCAGCAGAGCTACACTCTCCTATCTCTGAACGAAAGTGACGGTCAAACCATCATTACCTTTCAGAGGACCATCCAGTCGTGCGACGACCAGGACGTCCACATCACG GCTCAGCCCATTAAACTGATCTATGCCTACGGACCAACAGATGACATCGCTTACCATCAGGCCCGTAGAGGCACCAAGGAAGTCAACTTGCTGAACTACATGACCAGGACGACCTTAACCAGCGTCAGCTATCTCAGTGCCACGGTGGACAGT atcaCTGTTCCTTCCAGTCAAACCTACTACCACTGTAAGGTCATGAAGTTTCCAACCttaaatacaaaacatcacATATATCTG GTTGAACCAGTGATTGAGCACCACGACATGGTccatcacatgctgctgtacCGCTGCCCCTCCTTTGTGACGGAGCCGTACGACAAGCCGTGCTACAGGGGCGACATAGGGGACGCCTGCTTCAGGGTGGTGGCTGCGTggggagtgggaggaggg GTGTTTGAGTTGCCAGAAAATGCGGGTATTCCTGTTGGAGGTGAGGACAGTGATACCCTCTATAGGCTGGAAATCCACTACAACAATCCCAACAGGGAAACAG gtaGAACAGACAGCTCAGGACTGAGACTGTACTATACAGCTCAACTCCGGCAGCATGATGTGGGCATCCTGCCCACAGGTCTGCTGCACTTTGACAAAATGCAGTACAACATCCCCCCAAAAGCCCCTCGGTTCCACACCTATGGAGTGTGTAATACCACTATCATTTCTCAG TTTGTGAATCCTTTGCCTGACTTACAAGTATTCGCTGTGCTGTTGCATACTCACCTGGCTGGGAGGAAGGTCAGAGTTGGCCACTACAG AAGTGGAAAGCAGATCGACTTCTTGGGCTTGGATGAAAACTACGACTTTGAGATACAGCAGATCATTAATTTGGGAAACATCAAGACCATCCAGCAG GGTGATGAGATTGCAGTGGAGTGCACCTACAATACTACCAATCGCGTTGGCGTCACTAAG ATGGGGTTAGCGACCACTGATGAGATGTGCCTGGCATTCCTCCTCTATTACCCTGCAATCGAGATCTCCTTATGTATTAGCCACCCAAATACAACACACCCACTGATGAGCAGAAGCTACCG GACGTCTGTGGTGACCATCCCTTCAGACCTGGAAATTGCTGAGTATGAGGGTTTGCTGAAGGCCGTTCCACAAATCCAAATGGCAGTTAATGACCAA AGCCAGCTCTCATCTTACAAAAACGGCTTTGTCAGGGAGATGATGAAGACACCGACGGTCACTTGTCAAAATAACAAAGCATCAAGTAGACTTGGCACCTCCTGGATTGTGAACCCTGCAAGATTCACACTTTTGCTACTGTGGATTGCAAAAATGTGA
- the moxd1l gene encoding DBH-like monooxygenase protein 2 homolog isoform X1, protein MRSLIPFLYLLLIAGASDHTMPFMEYLDQNHLVCLKWGFDNLEGNITFKLIVNTTGWVGFGFSPNGGMAGSDIVMGGLGTGGTYFADYHATGNSMPLMDQQQSYTLLSLNESDGQTIITFQRTIQSCDDQDVHITAQPIKLIYAYGPTDDIAYHQARRGTKEVNLLNYMTRTTLTSVSYLSATVDSITVPSSQTYYHCKVMKFPTLNTKHHIYLVEPVIEHHDMVHHMLLYRCPSFVTEPYDKPCYRGDIGDACFRVVAAWGVGGGVFELPENAGIPVGGEDSDTLYRLEIHYNNPNRETGRTDSSGLRLYYTAQLRQHDVGILPTGLLHFDKMQYNIPPKAPRFHTYGVCNTTIISQFVNPLPDLQVFAVLLHTHLAGRKVRVGHYRSGKQIDFLGLDENYDFEIQQIINLGNIKTIQQGDEIAVECTYNTTNRVGVTKMGLATTDEMCLAFLLYYPAIEISLCISHPNTTHPLMSRSYRTSVVTIPSDLEIAEYEGLLKAVPQIQMAVNDQSQLSSYKNGFVREMMKTPTVTCQNNKASSRLGTSWIVNPARFTLLLLWIAKM, encoded by the exons ATGCGCTCTCTGATTCCTTTCCTCTACCTGCTCCTCATCGCAGGGGCATCAGACCACACCATGCCCTTCATGGAGTACCTGGACCAGAACCATTTGGTCTGCCTAAAGTGGGGCTTTGATAACCTGGAAGGGAACATTACATTCAAGCTGATAGTCAACACAACAGGTTGGGTGGGCTTTGGCTTCAGTCCGAACGGAGGCATGGCGGGGTCAGATATCGTCATGGGGGGACTTGGAACTGGTGGAACCTACTTCGCA GACTATCATGCCACAGGGAACTCCATGCCTTTGATGGACCAGCAGCAGAGCTACACTCTCCTATCTCTGAACGAAAGTGACGGTCAAACCATCATTACCTTTCAGAGGACCATCCAGTCGTGCGACGACCAGGACGTCCACATCACG GCTCAGCCCATTAAACTGATCTATGCCTACGGACCAACAGATGACATCGCTTACCATCAGGCCCGTAGAGGCACCAAGGAAGTCAACTTGCTGAACTACATGACCAGGACGACCTTAACCAGCGTCAGCTATCTCAGTGCCACGGTGGACAGT atcaCTGTTCCTTCCAGTCAAACCTACTACCACTGTAAGGTCATGAAGTTTCCAACCttaaatacaaaacatcacATATATCTG GTTGAACCAGTGATTGAGCACCACGACATGGTccatcacatgctgctgtacCGCTGCCCCTCCTTTGTGACGGAGCCGTACGACAAGCCGTGCTACAGGGGCGACATAGGGGACGCCTGCTTCAGGGTGGTGGCTGCGTggggagtgggaggaggg GTGTTTGAGTTGCCAGAAAATGCGGGTATTCCTGTTGGAGGTGAGGACAGTGATACCCTCTATAGGCTGGAAATCCACTACAACAATCCCAACAGGGAAACAG gtaGAACAGACAGCTCAGGACTGAGACTGTACTATACAGCTCAACTCCGGCAGCATGATGTGGGCATCCTGCCCACAGGTCTGCTGCACTTTGACAAAATGCAGTACAACATCCCCCCAAAAGCCCCTCGGTTCCACACCTATGGAGTGTGTAATACCACTATCATTTCTCAG TTTGTGAATCCTTTGCCTGACTTACAAGTATTCGCTGTGCTGTTGCATACTCACCTGGCTGGGAGGAAGGTCAGAGTTGGCCACTACAG AAGTGGAAAGCAGATCGACTTCTTGGGCTTGGATGAAAACTACGACTTTGAGATACAGCAGATCATTAATTTGGGAAACATCAAGACCATCCAGCAG GGTGATGAGATTGCAGTGGAGTGCACCTACAATACTACCAATCGCGTTGGCGTCACTAAG ATGGGGTTAGCGACCACTGATGAGATGTGCCTGGCATTCCTCCTCTATTACCCTGCAATCGAGATCTCCTTATGTATTAGCCACCCAAATACAACACACCCACTGATGAGCAGAAGCTACCG GACGTCTGTGGTGACCATCCCTTCAGACCTGGAAATTGCTGAGTATGAGGGTTTGCTGAAGGCCGTTCCACAAATCCAAATGGCAGTTAATGACCAA AGCCAGCTCTCATCTTACAAAAACGGCTTTGTCAGGGAGATGATGAAGACACCGACGGTCACTTGTCAAAATAACAAAGCATCAAGTAGACTTGGCACCTCCTGGATTGTGAACCCTGCAAGATTCACACTTTTGCTACTGTGGATTGCAAAAATGTGA